The following coding sequences lie in one Euhalothece natronophila Z-M001 genomic window:
- a CDS encoding 2TM domain-containing protein — MPPRWPRQPTREDPAYRKLEDRINFALHVATFGLINSGVWFFKQLNSANWQWASWLTLGWLIVLAVHLIYISAIADYSTNSKKTDG, encoded by the coding sequence ATGCCACCGCGTTGGCCCCGTCAGCCTACCCGTGAAGATCCCGCTTATCGAAAGCTAGAAGACCGCATCAATTTTGCTCTTCATGTGGCAACGTTTGGTCTGATTAACTCTGGGGTTTGGTTCTTTAAACAACTCAATAGTGCTAACTGGCAATGGGCAAGTTGGCTTACATTGGGCTGGTTAATCGTTTTGGCAGTTCATTTGATTTATATTAGCGCAATCGCTGATTATTCTACTAACTCTAAAAAAACCGATGGCTAA
- the petM gene encoding cytochrome b6-f complex subunit PetM → MTANSIIFNSAILSFTLILVGLAWGFLLLKIQGNEE, encoded by the coding sequence ATGACTGCTAATAGTATCATTTTTAACAGTGCAATTTTGTCATTCACTTTAATTTTAGTGGGATTAGCCTGGGGCTTTTTGCTACTTAAAATTCAAGGCAATGAAGAATAA